In Trachemys scripta elegans isolate TJP31775 chromosome 13, CAS_Tse_1.0, whole genome shotgun sequence, the sequence CAATAGGATGCTGCACTAACCAATTTGCCTTAACAACGTTATAGTCAATGGTGCACTATTCAGAGAAGCCACCAAATTCCTTAGGGCTGGCAGCTTCACTGCGATCTCCCTTTCCAATCCTGCATATTCCACCCTGTCCCCAGCTTTAATTTAGAACTATTTACAAAGAATATCTGCAGTTACACTAGCTGGAATAAGACTATGAATAGATaatctcatgtttcagggcataagccaaccactaactgcctaggaagaagaaaaaaaaactcccCCGGGGGCAAGTTTAATCTATAGTTGGCTGTTACGCAGTCTGATAGGTAAGCAGAGACAGCACTCTGGACTATGGCCTGATGCAATATGGAAATAGCTAGGGAATACCCAAATAAAGCTGTTAGGAAATACCAACCTGGGTAcattgatatatatataaaaaagtgaatGCAGATGTTCAGTCTAGCTCATCCCTTGGTGGGACACAGAAGATGATGACACTTGATCTCTCAAGCTGGAGAAGAGGATGGCAAGGTAGCCATCTGAAACATAATTTGATCCACCTTCTGCTTATCATTTCTCTTGCCTTTTTGTTACGAACCTATTTGTGTTCTGATCAGGACCTCTCCATTTCAGGCCCAGGTTCACTTCCCGTTCAACCTCCTAGTCACAATCACAGCACCAAATTCAACGAAATAAAACATCACAAAGATAACTCCCGAgtgcaggccagcagcagaggcTACATGCAAGGGAGACGGGCTCAGATTCCAACTCAAGTAGATTCACAGCAGCAAAGGGCATAGAGGAAATCGGAGCACGGGCCTGCGCCTTAATTAAATGGTCTGTTTCCACAGGTTTACTCCAGAACAAGTGttcctctgaatttcctggcGTTTGTTGCCTGCAGTGTATCCTTAAGGTTAATGTGCTTGTTAAACACGTTTAATAATTCCCCATTAGAAGATACAGCTAGATCTTGAGACGAAACCAAGCACCCTCAGCTGCCACCTGTTCCTCAAGACATCTTTACCTTTTCACTGTATGATCTAGTAAGCTACCCCACACTCAGTCACACCCGAGTCCTCTATTCGGCTCTCGCCCTGGTGGGATCAAAGGAAagccagtgctgagtagaacaaACTACACCGTTATGTTATGGAGAACTCACAGGATAGTTAAAAATATGTAAAGAGAAGCAGGAAACGCTACAAATACCCCACTGAAAGTCCTCTTTGTAATGAGCCTATAAACATGACAGGAAATAAAGCCTCCCCCTCAGTCCCGTTTATATTACACCCCCTGTTCAACCAGACCTTAAGGTGAGACATCCAAACCACGAAGTTTAACTTgcagatcaaaaaaaaaaaaaaagtggtgtttAGTTAACTTAgaagtaaccccccccccccttccagcccGTGTCCTACGTGTGAAGCTGGGgacatttccagctgggaagaACAAAAATGCAGGGGAAAGCGAAGGGAGAGACAGGAGACAAAACTGGGAGTAGAGCTGGGGAAGAAACAAAACACCCAATTCAATAACTGGACTGTGTCTCGGGGAGGAACAGCTcccggggtgggaggaggaggagaggccgGGCTCCCCCGGGGACAGGGTCCGTAGGTCGGACCTGAGGAAGCGGGACACGGAACGAGGCAGCCCCCAgcgctgggtggggaggggaggggagggccgggccgggggcacCCCAGGATTTGGGACACGGCCCCCGGGAGAGGGGAGTGGCGGGGATCCCCCAGCGATAGCGGAGGGAtcggggcaggggaagccccccgGAGACGCGGGGGACACAGCGGGCTACGGGAAGCCCCCCTGGGCCGGGGACCCTCcagcactgggggcggggagCCCCCGGGGGAGCCCCCggcagtgggggcggggagaggcgctGCCCCGCCCGGCCGCGGCGCTCCCGTCCCCCCTCTCACCTGCAGGCCGGGCCCGGCGGGGGTGGGGCGGCCTCTGTCAGCCCGGCTCGGTCCCGGGGAACGCGGCCTGCGGGCTCCTCCCGATCCCCGAGCTGGCGTAGCGGGCGGGGCCGGCGGCGCAACCCGGAGCACGGGGCCGAGGCGAGGCGGGGCGGCGGCGGGGCCAGGCGAGCAGCCGGCGGCTCGGCGCTGGGGGGTCCCGCTGCCGGGTGGGGCCCGCTCGGCTCTGGGCGGCGGCTGCGAGCCCCGGGATGGAGGGAGTCGGAGGAGGCGGGGCCGAGGGAGCGACCGGGAGTGGGGCTGCCCCCTGCCGGAGCGCGGCGGGAACTGCGctcccacactgccccctgccGGAGCGCGGCGGGAACTGCGctcccacactgccccctgccGGAGCGCGGCGGGAACTGGTGCGGGCTGCTCTACCCTGGCCCCAAGGGGCGGAGAGAGGGGGGCTGCCCCggacaggctgggggtgggaggctgcGGCAGGCCTGCCCCTGACTGGGGTCGGTTGCCCCACATGGACTGGGCAGGGGCCATTCTGTGGGAGTCTTGCCCGTCACAAAGACCCCCTGACTCTGATTTCATGGACCTAGAGGTGTCTGCAGGGATCTCAGCCCCATTCCATCGGTCTGAGGCGGCCCCTCCCCGCACCCCGTGTAAACGGGGTGCCAGAGGCTGGCCGCGGATTTCTTGTAAAGATCACAGGTTACTCATGATCCACCCCACTCCGCTCCCCACTCACTACTTGCCCAAGTCTGGCTTTGGGCCCAATGATCCTCAGCCTGGATTGCTTGGTCCCCGCACCAGTTCGGGGCTGCAGGGGGGATGGTGTCACCTGGGCGGCCACTGCCACAGGTGAGGTGCCTCCAGCTCTACTGAGCTGCTAAGATGCCCTCTGGGTACAAGGAAAAAAGCCTCCTGTGAGCTTCCTGTGACCAGGAAAGTGCCCGAGGCACGGCAGCCCGGGATGAAGGGGTGGATtagaccggggctgggggtggtttAGAATGAAAGTTAATTTTCCTTCACTCGCTACAAAAGGAGGCAGGGAGGACCTGGACGTCCCTAGGGCACGGGCACGGCTCACCCCCTGGGTGAATGCTTCCCCGCCCGCCTGAGCCCAGGCCCAAACCTCTTCACCACCTCGGCCCGGTGAAAACTCCTGTCTACACACCCGGGACCCAGATTCCTTCTCTATCCGCTCCAGCATGTGAACAACACCGCTGCAGCCCGCCTCCTGCCACCTATGgagtgcacccccacccccagccctccctgccctccGACCACCCCACCGGCTCCCTGGCCATGTCAGCATCTCGCCAGTCCGGAGCCCTCCCGGCTTCCCACACCCTCTGCGGACTTGCTCCGCTTTCCTGCTCTCCAAGGCGCCTCCTCCCCCGCCGCATCCCCCTGCCCCCGGCTCCCCATCCCGCGCCCCGGGGCTGGCCAAGCTGCAGCCTCCCGGAGCTGGAACAGCGCGGCCGGGGCCCCGAGAGCCGGGGGACGCTACACGCTGCGGCACGGAGGCGCCGCGGGAGGAAGGGAGGCGGCTGCgggcggagcggagcggagcggaggcGATCCGGTGCCGGCCCCCATgagcggggcggggctggtggGCTACAGCAGCAGCTCCGAGGATGAAGCCGGCGGCTCcccgggagctgcggggggaagagaggagggggcgggaggCTGCTCGCGGGGGGAGACGGCGGCCCCCGGAGCCGGCCCCGCCCAGAGCAGGTGGGTTTGGTGCCggggggctgcccggggggggcgGTGCGTGCGGCAGCGGGACGGGCACAGCGCCGAGCGTTTCCTCGCTTGGTTTGTCTCCTAGGGTTTGCTTCGAACTGAAGTTTCGAGATGAGAGGAAAAGAGGGATGGAGTGGGGCTGCCCCAGGCCTGACCTGCAGCGTCCTCTgggccccacacagctctgcccatggCCCCCTCAGCCCAGACCTCCTGGGGTTACTCCTTGAGCCCCcactaaggcttgtctacacggggtCAGAGCCCGAAATAGCGGATGTTTCATAGCCCAGGCCAGGCCTCCTGAAATCAGGAAGTGCTGCAGGTCTGGACAGAGCACTGACAgatctaggggcttgtctacatgggcaaCTATTGTGAAATAAACTAGATTGTGAATTTTAAAGTACAATAGCTATTATCTCCCCCTGTGGACACAATTATTCTGCACTACGAGCACCTTTGTCCCGTTTAGTTTAACCCACTTTGGAAGATCTGCTAGctcccctcagtcctgacctgcagtacCTCCTACTCTAGGCCTGGATCCCCTTTAGCCAAACACACCCTACCCCTGACCTGTAATGAATGCCCCTTGCTGTTTTATTTCTGGATCTCTGCTAGGTGGCCTGCTGGTTGTGCTGAATTGTGTAGTGGCTTTTCAGTGTGGGTGAGTAGTTTTGACAGGTTTGGAGCAGCCGAATGTTCCGTGACAGTAAGATGTAAGACTGACCGCAGGGCCGTGTGTGTGTCACTTTCCAGTTTGTCAGTGGCAGCCAAAGTTTGGTTGTCCCTGCCTGATGTTGCATTTGGTAACTGAAGTGTTCTCCCTCATTTAAGTGTTTGAAATACAGCATCATGAAAGTGTCTTCGGGAAAAGAGTGAGTGCAAAGCCTCTGTTAGGGGAAGAAATAAGAATTGGTCATGGGGGTATATTacctcttccctttccttttccagGCCTGCAACCGGGCTGTGTGGGATTATCTGTCCTCTGCAAAACCACAAATGTTATTAGCAATGGGTAGAGCAAGAGGATCCCTATTGGGCTTCTGAATGCAGTCAGGGCTTTAGGTTTCATAAGGGCAGAATGGGTTAAAACTGATTGCACAGGACAGGGCCAGCCACAGGAACCTAGGGCTAACAGATGGAGACCCTTGCGTTGAGAGGGAGAACTCTGTATAGAAGCTCTCCTTGCTGGCTGACTTTGGAGGAGTCTGGAACACGTCTGTGCAAATGAGGAAGGATGAGCCAGTGTCTGTGGTGCACCTAGCCGAAGACACTTGCCTCTCTCTAGGGTTGGGCCATGcctgttaatttccttttctcctccccccatctctcctGCAGCATGCCGATTCCTCGCCTCCCTGTGCCGGACAGCGTCTTAAACATGTTCAGAGACCAGGAAGAGGAGGTCACGGATGACAGCACCAAGCATGGCGGACGAGTGCGCAACTTCCCCCATGAGCGGGGCAACTGGGCGACGTACGTCTACCTGCCCTGTAGGTAACTTCAGGCCTGTCCCCTCTGTTTCCCCGGTATGGGGACAATGAGGGCTGAAGAAGTGAGAGCACTGGAGAGAGGAGTTGGtgtggggctggtgtgggcaggaaCAGATGAGGGACAGAGACCCCCTGGGAGTGGAGCCCTCCATGTCCCCAATGTGGGAGCagtgcaggcaggagcagggtgtgTGGACCCGCATGTCGCTCATGGAGCAAATCTTGTGAACGTCTGTCTCTGCAAACTGACGACGAGCCCAGTCCCTAGTGAGAGCCTTCGCTCCCATTCCCCATGATGGGCTTGGACATCTTTctccaatgccagctgctttccAGCAGTATGGTCAGTAAATGCACCGGCCTGTTAGACGGGTCTGGCACACCCTGACGTTCTGGCCATTCAAACAGAGCGGGTAAGAGAGACGCCTCCATTAGACCAAAGGAGTCGAAAGGGAAACGTGTGTGTATATAGTCAAGTTCCCATTTGATGTGTATTCTCCCGGCTCTGCGGCTTAGCAGTAACTTCTAATTGATGCCTTGGTTGGTGCTGGTTACCTTTGTAAAATAAGGAGGCAGAACAGCAGACTGGGAATCGGGACTCCCAGGTTTTATTCCCAAGTCTGTGCCTTATTTCCTCATGGGGAATAAGGATAATAATGGTCCCCATTTTCACAGGGCTGGTGTGAGGCTTCCTTAGCGTGTGTAACAGGTATGGGAATCCAGGGGTTGCCCCTGCTTTCTAGCTCATCATCGGGCCGACGGATCAGCCCCTTGGCGCGGGGGCAGGTGCCGTGGAGGGGGGTCAGGCTCTAATCCTGCTGCTCTTTGCCCTGGCAGGTGACATCCAGGAGGAACTGCTGGAGCTGCGGGAGCTCCTCATTTCCCACGCTCGCAGGTACGCGGTGTCGCTCACTGCCATGGAGGAATTCCACATCAGCCTCTCCCAGAGCGTGGTGCTGCGCTACCACTGGATAAACCCCTTGGTCCAGTCCCTCAAAGAACACGTAGCCTCCTTCTACAGGTAGGAGCAGCACAACCCTGGAGGCGCACTCCCCACGTGTCCCACTCTCCTCGGGTCACTCCAGCCGTTCCTAATCTCCCAGCCTGGTCTGACTCTGGGACTTCTAGCGATTCCCCCTGACGGCTGTGGAGCCCGGTTAATCCCGTGTCTGCTCTCGAGACCCCTACGCAGGGAAATCAATGGGCGTTTTTCCTTGGACTTGAATGGGTGCAGAATCTGGCACCAGATTAGTCTGGCGAGCAGGCCAGTGGCCCAGGAGGCTCCGGGTTCAGGAGCAGTGACCGTGTTGTATTGTCTTGTAAAGGTCTTACCCAAGGTCTCTCCTGAGTTCAGTGCTCACAGCTGGCTTGGAGACTCTGCAGGCACAGCCTCATGCTGTTTTGATGGCTAGGCTCGGGACGTGGACAGCAGAGTGGAACCTAAGGGAGATAAGGACTGATCCGAGCCCCAGGAAAGTTCAGTTTGGACCGACTCACCCTTGATAGAAACAGGCCTTTGCCCATGCGCTTGGCCAGCAAGAGGAcggccctgctgcagcagcttcatGGCGGGGCACTTTGCGTCTCCTCCTTCGTTTCTTCCCTTAGTTGAATTTGCTTCTTTCCCCTATTTCAGGTTCTTCTGTACGGCCAGCCAGGTCAAGGTGTATACCAACCAGCACAAAACCAGGTGGGTGACTAGCATAGCAGCCTGCTCTTTTGGAGAGCACTGGGGAGTAGGGGAAAGTTGGCACtaggaggggtggatggggagtGGTTTGTGCTGTGCGCAGACCCCTTGATCGATGTCAAGCAGCTTGGTGGCTTTGTGATATCATCTCCATTTGTCCCAAAATCCTGCTGCGGTCGGTTTTCATAGCCGTCCTCCCAGTCCCCCCATAGCTTCCAGGCATGGTCCTGGATGGGTAGATTTTGATCTTGGGCTGCAACTGCTGGCAGCCCAAAATATATGGATAAATCCAGTTATCTGACTGGGCCAGTTCATGACATCTCATTGAGCTGATACCCTTCCCTGATGGTTTCACCTTGCACTgcagaacctcagctttcattcaaaaaaatcatttaagcCGCGAGCCCTTTTAGCTGCAAAGGTGACTTCAGTGTAACCAATGCAGTgacgtctgcctgagtctgcagacagcctgtaACAATAGCCCTGACGGAAGTAAGAGCTGTCCCAGTCATCTCTGTTGTGTGTTAACGCTGAAGCCTAACAACGCTGATTTAAAATGTTGAGATTGTTAACTGTTTCATTGCTGAACAAAGCACATGGAAAAGGAGGACAGTCAAACTAGGAAAAGTTGCTGACTCCACTGTGGGTGCTGGCTTGTGTTGGTGTCATGAACGGATGGAACTTAGATAGCAGGTGGAGTTTAGGAGAGTTCCactacttttttcccctcagtctgaCATATGAccctgggaagggatggggacttGTTGCCCTTAGCAAGCTGCCCAAATTTATAGGGGACTCCGATGTAGGGTATGAACACTGCTTTTCGTGTGTGACAAAAGTTTGCTCGGAGGATCTTCCTGCATTCCATCTTTCTCCCTGTCTGTGCGCAGGACCTTTGTGGGCTTGGAGGTCTCGTGTGGGCATTCTCAGTTGCTGGAGCTGGTCTCGGAGGTAGATAAAGTTATGGAGGAGTTCGATCTCCCAACGTTTTACAAGGTAATGGTTTGTCTCTTGTGCTCTCCCTCTTCTCTGCCTGTCCAAATCCTCCAAGGGAGGCCAGAGCTCTTAGCTGCTCCCCTGGCTTTAATATGGAGGCGGTGGGAACAAGTTCATAAGGGGCTTAAACTTCAGATACAGCGAATAAAAGAGAGTGGGAAAACCCTACACAGCATGAACTCGCCTCCTGCCTCTGTCCTCACTCCACTTTTGCCACTGCCAAGGGGGAGCCTGGTTTGTCTGCTCCCATGTCACTCATTTATCCTGCTTTCCCATTGGTGGCCATGCTGGTCATTATTACTGTCTGCAATAGCACCAAGTGCTCAAGGCCCCGTGTGGGGCATTTCCCGGCAGTCAGTGGCTGACTGGATCAAGGTCACTCACTGACAGTAATGCCTGGAGGTCGGAATTGTGGGGCTAACACAAGCCTTTCATGTCAAGATCACATCCCGCCCGGGACTGTAGTGATTTATAATCATTACCGTCCAATGGCCCGTCTGTGAAATGTATTTCCTGGGTCTGAGCCCCGTTCCTAGGTCACAGGGGGACATGTCACAGAAACTACCACCACCAAAACTGGGCACCTTGTTGGCAGGAGACCGGCCTAGGGTTGTATGGGCCATGGAGAGTCCCACCCCAGTCATCTTTGAGGCACATTGGCGGGGCACTGTGAGGAAGCTGGCACTGATGCTGCCCGTTCTGTGGACAGTCTCCTGAGCTGCCAGTCCAGCATCTTTCACTGCCTAAATTCACTTACAGGGTGTGGGGGTTTTATTAAATAAACCCTGATCTCTGACTCTATGGGCTGAGTTGTGTGCTTGCTTCTGGCTCAGAGGTGTCAAACAACTTCTCAGATCTGTATCTGTGTAGGAGGTGTTTCTCCACACGTTATGAATACATCTTGCAAAGCTGAGAGACGCTAGGCGGGGAAAGGCAGCCTTTGCTATTGATACCGGAGGCAggcagactgggagccaggattcatGGTatctaatccccccccccccgcccctgacaCTGACTCGCATTGGGTCCCTATCTGTAAAGTAGAGATGATGATGCTTACCTATTTCACGGTGGGTTGTGGGACTTCACAGATGTAAAGCGCTCTGAGATCCTGGGTGATGGGACCCTGCAGGGCTGCGTTACACCAGCTCTCTGATTTCGCAGCCATCTTGCACTGAGCTGTTGTTCCTTTGCTCTGTCTGAGCTTGTGTATCTCTCTGTACAGAACCCGTCAT encodes:
- the USB1 gene encoding U6 snRNA phosphodiesterase isoform X2 yields the protein MSGAGLVGYSSSSEDEAGGSPGAAGGREEGAGGCSRGETAAPGAGPAQSSMPIPRLPVPDSVLNMFRDQEEEVTDDSTKHGGRVRNFPHERGNWATYVYLPCDIQEELLELRELLISHARRYAVSLTAMEEFHISLSQSVVLRYHWINPLVQSLKEHVASFYRFFCTASQVKVYTNQHKTRTFVGLEVSCGHSQLLELVSEVDKVMEEFDLPTFYKNPSFHISLAWCAGDLTDQLEGQCLQELQVVSV
- the USB1 gene encoding U6 snRNA phosphodiesterase isoform X1 yields the protein MSGAGLVGYSSSSEDEAGGSPGAAGGREEGAGGCSRGETAAPGAGPAQSSMPIPRLPVPDSVLNMFRDQEEEVTDDSTKHGGRVRNFPHERGNWATYVYLPCDIQEELLELRELLISHARRYAVSLTAMEEFHISLSQSVVLRYHWINPLVQSLKEHVASFYRFFCTASQVKVYTNQHKTRTFVGLEVSCGHSQLLELVSEVDKVMEEFDLPTFYKNPSFHISLAWCAGDLTDQLEGQCLQELQEIVDGFEDSAFLLRFQWDQIRCRSGNKFFSFPLR